The following coding sequences are from one Treponema bryantii window:
- a CDS encoding glutamate-5-semialdehyde dehydrogenase — translation MNLKTTTDSLRAASQKLALQNASEKNAALAAVAEGLDKNRASIIAANDEDVKNARNAGISESIIDRLMLNDKRIDGIIDSLRIVISQTDPVGEEVAGWKTPNGMSIRQVRVPLGVVAIIYESRPNVTVDAFSLAYKSGNAILLRGSSSAYNSNKEIVRVIREALAGVAGGVPEAIELVEVREHDHSDVDEILNAVGMIDVCLPRGGKKLIENVVRNAKVPVIETGSGVCHLYVDEYADLDMAAKIAENAKIQRPSVCNAIECVVVHNKVAAEFLPKLEAIFAGRVKMHADERAIQHLKNAVLATDADFGNEYLDYECCVKVVDSIEEAISYINSHNTKHSESIISESRANTRLFQAMIDASCVYVNASTRFTDGGEFGFGAELGISTQKLHARGPMGIKVLTTTKYLIDGEGQIR, via the coding sequence ATGAACCTGAAAACCACAACTGATTCTTTGCGTGCTGCAAGCCAGAAACTTGCCCTTCAGAATGCCAGCGAGAAAAATGCTGCACTGGCTGCTGTTGCTGAAGGTCTGGACAAAAATCGTGCATCTATCATTGCTGCAAACGATGAAGATGTAAAAAATGCACGTAATGCCGGTATTTCTGAGTCAATCATTGACCGTCTTATGCTCAACGATAAGAGAATTGACGGCATAATTGACAGTCTTCGCATTGTAATTAGTCAGACAGACCCCGTTGGCGAAGAAGTTGCAGGTTGGAAAACTCCCAATGGAATGTCTATACGTCAGGTTCGTGTACCGCTCGGAGTTGTGGCAATTATTTACGAAAGCCGCCCGAACGTTACTGTAGACGCCTTCAGTCTTGCTTATAAGAGCGGAAACGCTATTCTGCTTCGTGGTTCTTCATCTGCTTATAATTCAAATAAAGAGATTGTAAGAGTGATTCGTGAAGCGCTGGCCGGAGTGGCTGGTGGCGTTCCAGAAGCAATTGAACTGGTTGAAGTTCGTGAGCACGACCATAGTGATGTTGATGAAATTTTAAACGCTGTTGGTATGATTGATGTATGTCTGCCACGCGGCGGTAAAAAACTGATAGAAAACGTTGTTCGTAATGCCAAAGTTCCGGTTATTGAAACAGGAAGCGGCGTTTGTCATCTTTATGTTGATGAATATGCTGATTTAGATATGGCTGCAAAAATCGCTGAGAACGCTAAAATTCAGCGTCCAAGCGTTTGCAATGCAATTGAGTGCGTTGTCGTACACAACAAGGTTGCAGCTGAGTTCTTACCAAAACTCGAGGCTATTTTCGCAGGCCGCGTAAAAATGCATGCAGACGAAAGAGCTATCCAGCACCTGAAAAATGCTGTTCTAGCAACAGATGCTGATTTCGGCAACGAATATCTCGATTATGAATGCTGTGTAAAGGTTGTAGATTCAATTGAAGAAGCCATCAGCTACATCAATTCACACAACACAAAGCACAGTGAAAGCATTATTTCCGAGAGCCGTGCAAATACAAGACTCTTCCAGGCAATGATTGACGCAAGCTGTGTTTATGTAAATGCAAGTACACGCTTTACAGACGGCGGTGAGTTCGGTTTTGGCGCAGAACTCGGAATCAGCACCCAGAAGCTGCACGCCCGCGGCCCAATGGGAATTAAAGTATTAACAACCACCAAGTATCTTATAGATGGTGAAGGACAGATAAGGTAG
- a CDS encoding flavoprotein, translating to MLKDKKILLHVTGSIACYKACELANLLVKEGAEVQVSLSDGALKFLQPAVFEGLTHKKALTQNMFACEPDCIPHITLAQKWADLIVIYPASANCISRLACGLSDDLFGAVFLANNFDKPVLLAPAMNSNMFAHPAVQENLKKLESWGTKILPTDEGRLACGSVGKGKLISPETAVDFIKESL from the coding sequence ATGTTGAAAGATAAAAAGATTTTACTTCACGTTACCGGCTCAATTGCCTGCTATAAGGCCTGCGAGCTTGCAAATCTTCTTGTAAAGGAAGGAGCTGAAGTTCAGGTTTCGCTTTCGGATGGAGCACTGAAATTTCTTCAGCCGGCAGTTTTTGAAGGACTTACTCATAAAAAAGCTTTGACTCAGAATATGTTTGCCTGTGAGCCGGATTGTATTCCGCATATTACGCTCGCTCAAAAATGGGCGGATCTGATTGTGATTTATCCTGCAAGTGCAAATTGTATTTCGCGGCTTGCCTGTGGTTTAAGTGATGATTTGTTTGGCGCAGTATTTTTAGCAAATAATTTTGATAAGCCTGTTTTACTTGCTCCTGCAATGAATTCAAATATGTTTGCGCATCCAGCAGTTCAGGAAAATCTGAAAAAGCTTGAAAGCTGGGGCACAAAGATTCTTCCAACGGATGAAGGCCGGTTAGCCTGCGGCAGTGTTGGAAAGGGAAAATTGATTTCCCCAGAAACTGCTGTAGATTTTATAAAGGAATCGTTATGA
- a CDS encoding MATE family efflux transporter has product MKPQNLTAEEQYNKMVNTPVSRLITSLAVPTVISMLVTAIYNMADTFFVSHINTQASAAVGIVFPIMSIIQAVGFTLGMGSGSLVSIRLGQKRNEEASIIASTALFTALGVGALITIFGNLFAPQVLSLVGASESVLPYAQQYGRFIFWGAPLMCASFVLNNVLRSEGKAFFSMIALTSGGLINIALDPLFIYGFGMGISGAAVATIVSQTISFMILLSWFLRGKAVCHMSIKLFRGTVDVLGKTVATGVPSLARQGLASVATILLNTTAGAYGDSAVAAMSITTKIVMFVAAIMIGIGQGFSPVSGYNYGAKRYDRVKKAYRFLVGSGFAIMACFAIVIFIFANQIMHGFIKDEAAVAVGVVALRWQIAFIPFHPLIVGTNMLMQSTRHIKAATFLSMNRQGVYFIPAILILPRLFGLRGVETSQAAADILSAFTAIPYLIHMFRKLDRLAKENEVARS; this is encoded by the coding sequence TTGAAACCACAGAATCTTACAGCAGAAGAACAGTACAACAAGATGGTTAATACGCCGGTGTCGCGGTTAATTACAAGTCTTGCAGTGCCAACGGTAATTTCAATGCTGGTAACGGCCATTTACAATATGGCAGACACTTTTTTTGTGTCGCATATAAATACCCAGGCGAGTGCAGCAGTTGGAATTGTTTTTCCAATTATGTCGATTATTCAGGCAGTAGGATTCACACTTGGTATGGGTTCGGGAAGTCTTGTTTCTATCAGACTGGGTCAGAAGCGGAATGAAGAAGCAAGCATAATTGCATCTACGGCATTGTTCACAGCCCTTGGAGTTGGTGCTCTTATTACAATATTCGGAAATCTTTTTGCGCCGCAGGTTTTAAGTCTTGTTGGTGCATCTGAATCTGTTTTACCTTATGCTCAGCAGTATGGCCGCTTTATTTTCTGGGGTGCACCTCTTATGTGTGCCTCATTTGTTCTTAATAATGTTCTGCGTTCTGAGGGCAAGGCTTTCTTTTCTATGATTGCTTTGACCAGCGGTGGATTGATAAATATTGCCTTAGATCCGCTATTTATTTACGGCTTTGGAATGGGAATAAGCGGTGCGGCAGTTGCAACAATCGTTAGTCAGACAATTTCATTTATGATTCTTTTGAGCTGGTTCTTGCGTGGAAAAGCTGTATGCCATATGAGTATTAAGCTTTTCAGGGGTACTGTGGATGTGCTCGGAAAAACTGTTGCTACGGGTGTTCCATCTCTTGCACGTCAGGGACTAGCGAGTGTTGCGACAATTTTACTGAATACTACAGCCGGTGCTTACGGTGATTCTGCAGTAGCGGCTATGTCCATTACTACAAAAATCGTGATGTTTGTTGCCGCAATTATGATTGGAATTGGTCAGGGCTTTAGTCCGGTAAGTGGTTACAATTATGGAGCCAAACGTTATGACCGTGTAAAGAAAGCCTATAGATTCCTTGTTGGAAGCGGCTTTGCAATTATGGCCTGCTTTGCCATTGTGATTTTCATTTTTGCAAATCAGATTATGCACGGCTTTATTAAAGATGAGGCTGCAGTTGCGGTTGGTGTTGTTGCACTGAGATGGCAGATTGCGTTCATCCCTTTTCATCCACTGATTGTAGGAACCAACATGTTGATGCAGTCTACAAGACATATAAAGGCAGCAACATTCCTTTCTATGAACCGCCAGGGAGTATACTTTATTCCAGCTATTTTGATTTTACCTCGGCTGTTCGGTTTACGCGGTGTAGAAACCAGTCAGGCTGCTGCAGATATTTTGAGCGCGTTTACGGCAATTCCATATCTGATTCATATGTTCAGAAAACTGGATAGACTGGCTAAAGAGAACGAAGTGGCGCGCAGTTAA
- the panD gene encoding aspartate 1-decarboxylase — protein MNIEVLKSKLHRATVTQTILDYEGSISIDTELVKAAGMHIWEKVEIFNINNGARLSTYIIPGKKGEFCLNGAAARLAQPGDKIIVVTYTSIDEKDADSWKPEIVLLNEDNTIKEKR, from the coding sequence ATGAATATAGAAGTATTAAAATCAAAATTACACAGAGCAACAGTAACTCAGACAATCCTTGATTATGAAGGTTCAATTTCTATAGATACCGAACTTGTAAAAGCAGCAGGAATGCATATCTGGGAAAAGGTTGAAATCTTTAATATCAATAATGGAGCAAGACTTTCTACCTATATTATTCCGGGGAAAAAAGGCGAGTTCTGTCTTAATGGAGCTGCAGCCCGCCTTGCTCAGCCGGGAGACAAAATCATTGTGGTGACTTATACATCAATAGATGAAAAAGATGCAGACTCCTGGAAACCTGAAATCGTTTTATTAAATGAAGATAATACAATTAAAGAAAAAAGATGA
- a CDS encoding HD domain-containing phosphohydrolase, protein MVKRRILLTIYALFISSYIFSQPQNNNTDDSFFKEFVSRNWNAESGLTGNTITDIMQDDDGYMYFGTYSGLMRFDGVDFISLNRLYDERYDFLSARTVFQDSRNHLWVGSNDEGVTCIKHTGEILKYTAKDGLPNNSIRAICEDKNNFMWIGTASGIICVNRQYILEKLVGFDKLPNGNHFTVNQLYCDTAGRMWIITRTEELYCYTGGKIQEIHMIKSIENPVVTTVAQDSTGAFWFGVAPHYVVKVVDGKETVYDVGYGKQRGTAVTRIFQDSDKNMWFALDNGITVLHDGVFSYADTSNFLVDDNINQIMEDHEKNIWLALDRGGIQKLSRGKFQTTNISSTVNAIAQDSFRNVIWMACDNGLYCYKNNKFIENDLTRLFMNIRIRHVGVTSDGSILLNCYEKYNQIKIHLDGTIEYWNKDDGLAGNKSRVSIQTKNGDIYTGTITGLSIIDHKTGEIKNIYKDNFLYNDFIMCLYEDDEGMVWFGTDGGGVYIIDPQTKEITKRLTKDDGLVGNIVFKISSVREDEIWICTGSGLSIISKTTGKITNFDLSNGFGSDGVFQVLLDYTHRVWGTSNQGIFNVKLSDLDEVIHGERKTVHLTFFSKLDGIHSGGVTSTSVSMQDDKGRLWFTLIDGFTMLDPLRNASNNYAPTVKIQSVTADNEKLEITSDLRRSRFTVNVAPKIKRLNIKYTGISFVSSEHVQFKTKLEGFEKDYSEWTKERTASFTNLKPGNYIFHVIAKNPDGIQSTNEATLYIIRKAHLWQQTWFKIVISILIVGITFLVVVLRFRAYSKRQEEIEKLSIEVTSALAQTIDAKDKYTKGHSNRVAKYSRMLAAALGEKEKTQERIYYAALLHDIGKIGIPNAIINKPGKLTDEEYEIIKTHPVIGSDILKSISSMPEISIGARSHHERFDGKGYPDGLAGEEIPWIARIIGVADAYDAMTSNRSYRDYLPQQRVKEEILKYRGIQFDPKVADAMIKIMQADIDYVMHE, encoded by the coding sequence ATGGTGAAGAGAAGAATTTTATTAACTATTTATGCATTATTTATAAGCAGTTATATTTTTTCCCAACCTCAAAACAATAATACAGATGATTCATTCTTTAAAGAATTTGTAAGTCGTAACTGGAATGCCGAATCTGGACTTACAGGAAATACAATTACTGACATCATGCAGGACGACGATGGTTACATGTATTTTGGAACCTATAGTGGATTGATGCGTTTTGATGGTGTTGATTTTATTTCTTTGAACCGCCTTTATGACGAGCGCTATGATTTCTTAAGTGCACGAACAGTATTTCAGGATTCAAGAAATCATCTTTGGGTTGGTTCAAATGATGAAGGCGTGACCTGTATAAAGCATACCGGCGAAATCCTGAAATATACAGCAAAAGACGGGCTTCCAAATAATTCCATTCGTGCAATTTGCGAAGATAAGAATAATTTTATGTGGATTGGAACTGCATCTGGAATTATCTGCGTAAACAGACAGTATATTCTTGAGAAACTTGTCGGTTTTGATAAATTACCTAATGGAAATCATTTCACTGTAAATCAATTATATTGTGATACTGCCGGTCGAATGTGGATTATTACCAGAACAGAAGAACTCTATTGTTATACAGGCGGTAAAATTCAAGAAATCCACATGATTAAATCTATAGAAAATCCTGTAGTAACAACTGTAGCGCAGGACTCTACCGGGGCGTTCTGGTTTGGTGTAGCTCCTCACTATGTTGTAAAAGTAGTTGATGGTAAAGAAACTGTTTATGATGTTGGATACGGAAAACAAAGAGGAACTGCTGTTACAAGAATCTTTCAGGATTCTGATAAAAACATGTGGTTTGCGCTCGACAACGGAATTACAGTTTTGCATGATGGAGTTTTTTCTTATGCAGATACAAGTAATTTCCTTGTAGATGATAATATAAATCAAATTATGGAAGACCACGAAAAAAATATCTGGCTTGCTCTGGATCGTGGTGGAATTCAAAAACTTAGCAGGGGAAAATTTCAGACAACAAATATTTCCTCTACAGTAAATGCTATTGCACAGGATTCTTTCCGTAATGTAATCTGGATGGCCTGCGATAATGGTTTGTATTGTTATAAAAATAATAAGTTTATAGAAAATGATCTTACCAGGTTATTTATGAATATAAGGATCCGTCATGTTGGAGTTACAAGTGACGGATCAATTCTTTTAAACTGTTATGAAAAATATAATCAGATAAAAATACATCTTGATGGAACAATTGAATACTGGAATAAAGACGATGGACTTGCCGGCAATAAATCAAGAGTTTCAATTCAAACGAAAAACGGTGACATTTATACAGGAACAATAACAGGTCTTTCAATTATAGATCATAAAACTGGAGAAATAAAAAACATATATAAAGATAATTTTCTGTACAACGATTTTATTATGTGTCTATACGAAGACGATGAGGGTATGGTTTGGTTTGGTACAGATGGTGGTGGTGTCTATATAATTGATCCTCAGACAAAGGAGATTACAAAAAGACTTACAAAGGATGATGGTCTTGTAGGAAATATTGTTTTCAAAATTTCTTCTGTGCGTGAAGATGAAATCTGGATATGTACCGGTTCTGGTTTAAGCATAATTTCTAAAACAACAGGAAAGATTACAAACTTTGACCTTTCAAATGGATTTGGATCAGACGGAGTTTTTCAGGTTCTTTTAGATTATACACATAGAGTCTGGGGTACAAGTAATCAGGGTATTTTTAATGTAAAACTTTCCGATCTTGATGAAGTAATTCATGGAGAACGCAAAACAGTTCATCTGACATTCTTCAGTAAACTTGATGGAATTCATTCTGGAGGAGTAACTTCAACTTCTGTTTCCATGCAGGATGATAAGGGACGACTCTGGTTTACCTTGATAGATGGATTTACAATGCTGGATCCTTTACGAAATGCTTCAAATAATTATGCGCCGACAGTAAAAATTCAGAGTGTAACAGCAGATAACGAAAAACTTGAAATTACTTCGGATTTGCGACGAAGCAGGTTTACGGTTAATGTTGCACCAAAAATAAAACGTCTGAATATTAAATATACTGGAATAAGTTTTGTTTCATCTGAGCATGTTCAATTTAAGACTAAACTCGAAGGTTTTGAAAAAGATTATTCAGAATGGACGAAAGAAAGAACAGCGTCGTTCACTAACCTTAAACCAGGAAATTATATCTTCCATGTAATTGCAAAAAATCCAGATGGAATCCAAAGCACAAACGAAGCTACTTTATATATAATAAGAAAAGCTCATTTGTGGCAGCAAACCTGGTTTAAAATAGTAATATCAATTCTGATTGTTGGAATTACTTTCCTTGTTGTTGTTTTGCGCTTTAGAGCTTACAGTAAACGTCAGGAAGAAATTGAAAAGTTATCTATTGAAGTTACCAGTGCACTTGCACAGACAATAGATGCTAAGGATAAATACACAAAAGGTCATTCAAATCGAGTTGCAAAATATTCACGGATGCTGGCTGCTGCTCTTGGAGAAAAAGAAAAAACTCAGGAGAGAATTTATTATGCAGCCCTGTTGCATGATATCGGTAAGATTGGTATACCAAATGCTATAATCAATAAGCCTGGTAAACTTACAGACGAGGAATATGAAATCATAAAAACACATCCTGTAATTGGAAGTGATATTTTGAAGTCTATTTCTTCTATGCCTGAAATCTCAATTGGAGCCAGAAGTCATCATGAACGTTTTGATGGAAAGGGTTATCCTGATGGGCTGGCAGGAGAAGAAATTCCTTGGATTGCGCGAATTATAGGGGTAGCAGATGCTTACGATGCTATGACTTCAAACCGAAGTTATCGTGACTATCTGCCACAGCAGCGTGTAAAAGAAGAAATCTTAAAATATCGTGGTATTCAGTTTGATCCAAAGGTTGCTGATGCGATGATAAAGATTATGCAGGCGGATATTGATTATGTAATGCATGAATAG
- a CDS encoding phosphopantothenoylcysteine decarboxylase, with the protein MRVLITGGGCREYIDSVRVVTNSSTGKTSAELAGFFAQNGNEVTLITAENAIKPADSAVKCVFFTTGQELSQAIQSELCTRSYDAVIHAAAVSDYIPSEIITGGKTIKAGKQVSKLHSDEELTVVFRKAPKLADSLRYWAAEGGNPNAKIVCFKLTSGAALSDRSRAAAKLFAHSNADFIVANDLSEITGDLHPFNILTPDGKIRAAGTTNLQMAQELLSLLKTSEPEEAEK; encoded by the coding sequence ATGAGAGTTTTGATTACAGGCGGGGGCTGCAGGGAATATATCGATAGTGTAAGGGTTGTTACCAATTCTTCTACCGGTAAAACCTCTGCAGAACTTGCCGGCTTTTTTGCTCAAAATGGCAATGAAGTTACGCTGATTACCGCAGAAAATGCAATAAAACCTGCAGATTCTGCGGTAAAATGCGTTTTTTTTACGACAGGACAGGAACTTTCTCAGGCTATTCAGAGTGAGCTTTGTACACGTTCTTATGATGCTGTAATTCATGCAGCGGCTGTAAGTGACTATATTCCGTCTGAAATTATTACAGGTGGAAAAACAATCAAAGCTGGAAAACAGGTTTCAAAGCTTCATTCTGATGAGGAGCTTACGGTTGTTTTCCGAAAGGCTCCAAAACTGGCAGATTCGCTTCGTTACTGGGCGGCAGAAGGCGGAAATCCCAACGCTAAAATCGTGTGCTTCAAGCTTACCAGCGGGGCCGCCCTCTCAGATCGTTCCCGCGCAGCCGCAAAACTTTTTGCGCACAGCAACGCAGACTTTATCGTGGCGAACGATCTCTCAGAAATCACCGGCGACCTCCATCCATTTAATATCCTCACTCCAGACGGCAAGATCCGCGCAGCGGGAACCACAAACCTTCAGATGGCCCAGGAACTCCTGTCGCTCCTAAAAACCTCCGAGCCGGAGGAGGCCGAAAAATGA
- a CDS encoding type III pantothenate kinase — translation MTLTLDAGNTRLSCGLFNEDKLVHTFCCETGGGCTEGALADFFLSEKKRAGLALTEISEISACSVVPSMNSTIINACKKAFEKEVLFLQSNCKTGLKISYNNPEKLGTDRIAAAIGATALEPDKNLIVVDMGTATTVDVITKEKEFCGGAILPGINLMVKSLVSGTAQLPEVQITQPEKLPGTSTTQCIQAGVYYGALGGIKELIEQFTREIFNGQKPFVIATGGLSYLFENEGLFDRIEKNLVLEGLNQIIKNK, via the coding sequence ATGACACTTACTCTGGATGCGGGAAACACAAGACTTTCATGCGGTCTCTTTAACGAAGATAAGCTTGTTCATACTTTTTGCTGTGAAACTGGTGGCGGATGTACGGAAGGGGCTCTTGCAGATTTCTTTCTTTCAGAAAAAAAACGAGCAGGCCTCGCTCTAACTGAGATCTCAGAAATCTCCGCCTGCTCTGTAGTTCCATCCATGAACTCAACAATTATAAATGCCTGTAAAAAAGCCTTTGAAAAAGAAGTCCTGTTCCTGCAGTCAAACTGTAAAACCGGTCTAAAGATTTCTTACAATAATCCAGAAAAACTGGGAACAGACCGCATAGCCGCTGCCATCGGAGCAACAGCTCTGGAGCCAGACAAAAATCTTATTGTCGTAGATATGGGAACTGCGACAACAGTAGATGTTATCACAAAAGAAAAAGAGTTTTGCGGAGGTGCAATTCTTCCTGGAATAAATCTGATGGTGAAATCACTCGTTTCTGGAACAGCACAGTTACCGGAAGTACAAATTACTCAGCCGGAAAAACTTCCCGGAACTTCGACAACACAATGTATTCAGGCTGGAGTCTATTATGGAGCTCTTGGCGGTATAAAAGAACTGATTGAGCAATTTACCAGAGAAATCTTTAATGGCCAGAAGCCTTTTGTAATTGCCACAGGTGGACTTTCATATCTTTTTGAAAACGAAGGTCTTTTTGACAGGATTGAAAAAAATCTTGTTCTTGAAGGGCTGAATCAGATAATCAAAAATAAATAG
- the proB gene encoding glutamate 5-kinase, with translation MINDSLKKARKIVIKIGSNTLAKADGTQNTEFMAEFAEQCAELIKQGKQIILVSSGAQVAGVSTTKEWARKKDVHYRQALCAIGQVELMHQWRKAFQKQDLHIGQLLLTKDDFKNEHRSLNIRNTLFTLVDEGVVPIINENDSVSFDEIKIGDNDNLSALTAILWSADLLILFSDIDGVYSDNPKTNPDAKLIESVGSIPELRKSIKIGDTNAFGTGGMETKIQAAEKVTEYGIEMLLANGGKQNALISLLDENSKGTLFSAE, from the coding sequence ATGATAAACGATAGTTTAAAGAAAGCACGAAAAATAGTTATAAAGATAGGCAGTAACACTCTGGCAAAAGCCGACGGAACTCAGAACACTGAGTTCATGGCAGAGTTTGCCGAACAGTGTGCTGAACTTATCAAACAGGGAAAACAGATTATTCTGGTTTCGTCGGGAGCTCAGGTTGCAGGCGTTTCTACAACAAAGGAATGGGCCCGCAAAAAGGATGTTCACTACCGCCAGGCCCTCTGTGCAATTGGTCAGGTAGAGCTTATGCACCAGTGGCGCAAAGCCTTCCAGAAGCAGGATTTACACATCGGTCAGCTTCTGCTTACAAAGGATGACTTCAAAAACGAGCACCGCAGCCTTAATATCCGTAACACATTGTTTACCCTGGTTGACGAAGGTGTTGTACCCATCATCAACGAAAACGACAGTGTAAGTTTTGATGAAATTAAGATTGGAGATAACGATAATCTTTCGGCTCTCACAGCAATTCTGTGGTCTGCCGACCTTTTGATTTTGTTCAGCGACATCGACGGTGTTTACTCAGATAATCCAAAGACAAATCCAGATGCAAAGCTGATTGAGAGTGTAGGCTCGATTCCAGAACTCAGAAAATCCATCAAAATTGGTGATACAAATGCATTTGGAACAGGTGGCATGGAAACAAAGATTCAGGCTGCAGAGAAGGTTACTGAGTATGGAATTGAGATGCTGCTGGCTAATGGTGGTAAACAGAATGCTTTGATTAGTTTGCTTGATGAAAATTCAAAGGGAACTTTGTTCTCGGCTGAATAG
- the panC gene encoding pantoate--beta-alanine ligase: MKIINTPAEWLEIEKSINRKEKHQSIGLVPTMGALHKGHLSLVERAIKENDISVVSIFLNPVQFNNQNDLKTYPKTWEEDCVLLEKAGVDYLFAPTYDIMYPDDYHYKLSEDSFSKTLCGASRPGHFDGVLTVVMKLFQIFLPEKAYFGEKDFQQYKLLDGMAKAFFLRTEVIPCPIVREENGLAFSSRNKRLSEAGLAKAPCLHKALASGKSVDEIKAQLESDGFMIDYVTEVGNRLYAAASIEDVRLIDNVER, from the coding sequence ATGAAAATCATAAATACACCAGCCGAATGGCTCGAAATAGAAAAATCAATTAACCGTAAAGAAAAACATCAGAGTATCGGACTTGTTCCGACAATGGGAGCCCTTCACAAAGGTCATCTATCCCTTGTTGAACGCGCAATTAAAGAAAATGATATCAGCGTTGTAAGCATTTTTCTGAATCCTGTTCAGTTTAACAATCAAAATGATTTGAAAACTTATCCGAAAACCTGGGAAGAGGACTGTGTACTTCTTGAAAAGGCCGGAGTTGATTACCTTTTTGCTCCGACTTACGACATTATGTACCCGGATGATTATCACTATAAGCTTTCTGAAGATTCTTTCAGCAAAACTTTGTGTGGTGCGAGCCGCCCGGGTCATTTTGATGGAGTTCTCACAGTTGTTATGAAGCTTTTCCAGATTTTCCTTCCGGAAAAGGCTTATTTTGGTGAAAAAGATTTCCAGCAGTACAAGCTTCTGGATGGAATGGCAAAGGCTTTTTTCCTTCGTACAGAAGTTATTCCATGTCCGATTGTCCGCGAAGAAAACGGACTTGCTTTCAGTTCAAGAAACAAGCGTCTTTCAGAGGCTGGGCTCGCAAAAGCTCCGTGCCTTCATAAGGCTCTTGCAAGTGGAAAAAGTGTTGATGAGATTAAAGCGCAGCTGGAATCAGATGGCTTTATGATTGATTATGTAACGGAAGTTGGAAACCGCCTTTACGCTGCCGCATCTATTGAAGATGTAAGACTTATAGACAATGTTGAAAGATAA
- the panB gene encoding 3-methyl-2-oxobutanoate hydroxymethyltransferase: MKLSPADFPKRKAEHSIISMVTCYDYTMACLVNQTNIDCVLVGDSLANVMHGEENTIPATVDLMALHTRAVHRGLPDKFLVADMPFLSTRLGLYRGTKAAGKLIAAGADSVKIEGADGNLELISHLVESGIPVMGHLGLTPQFFHAMGGYKVQGRTEEAKSKLINDAVAMEKAGCFAIVAECVPADVATAMSRVVSVPVIGIGGGSAVDGQVLVLHDLLGLSSFKPKFVRHFMNGADLVKNALNEYDECCKNHTFPAAEETFTK, encoded by the coding sequence ATGAAACTCTCACCCGCAGACTTTCCAAAACGGAAAGCCGAGCATTCAATTATTTCTATGGTGACATGTTATGACTACACTATGGCATGTCTGGTAAATCAAACAAATATCGACTGTGTTCTCGTTGGCGACAGCCTTGCAAATGTAATGCACGGCGAAGAGAATACGATTCCCGCCACGGTGGATCTTATGGCTTTGCATACTCGTGCGGTGCATAGAGGGCTCCCGGACAAGTTTCTGGTGGCTGATATGCCGTTTCTGAGCACAAGACTCGGTCTATATCGCGGAACAAAAGCGGCCGGGAAACTCATCGCGGCCGGGGCCGATTCGGTGAAAATCGAAGGGGCGGACGGAAATCTTGAACTTATCTCTCATCTTGTAGAATCGGGAATTCCTGTAATGGGCCATTTAGGGCTAACTCCGCAGTTTTTCCATGCGATGGGCGGCTACAAAGTACAGGGCCGCACGGAGGAAGCAAAATCCAAACTCATTAATGATGCAGTTGCCATGGAGAAGGCGGGCTGTTTTGCGATTGTCGCTGAATGTGTGCCGGCGGACGTTGCAACTGCTATGAGCCGGGTTGTGTCGGTGCCGGTTATCGGGATTGGCGGTGGATCTGCAGTGGACGGGCAGGTGCTCGTTCTTCACGACCTTCTGGGCTTATCATCTTTCAAACCAAAATTCGTACGTCATTTTATGAATGGAGCTGATTTAGTAAAAAATGCTCTGAACGAATATGACGAGTGCTGCAAAAATCACACATTCCCAGCTGCCGAGGAGACTTTTACAAAATGA